A section of the Paenibacillus odorifer genome encodes:
- a CDS encoding Nif3-like dinuclear metal center hexameric protein, protein MFAKGQTVIQYMEQLAPKHLAEDWDKIGLQLGTLQKEITNVLVALDVNDEVVEEAIRLGCNLIIAHHAIIFRPLQGIQTDTPTGKMYEKLIKNDIAVYISHTNLDVTEGGMNDWMAEALGIENGVPIKDIHSEQLSKLVVFVPKDHHQKVLDAILNAGAGAIGNYSHCSFNIEGYGTFIPGEGTDPYIGEKGKMERAEEIRIETIVPHSIRNKVVQAMLKAHPYEEVAYDLYSMDLKGRSLGLGRVGKLKEPTTLGQFVETVKKGLKVDHVRVVGDLDRPIRKAAVLGGSGGKYYNSAIFRGADVLVTGDLDYHTVQDAALAGITLIDPGHNAEKIMKEKVAEWMAGKLAEHKYDTAVHASQVNTEPFKFL, encoded by the coding sequence ATGTTTGCCAAGGGACAAACAGTAATTCAGTATATGGAGCAACTGGCTCCTAAGCATTTAGCTGAGGATTGGGACAAAATTGGCCTTCAACTGGGCACGCTGCAAAAAGAAATAACTAATGTATTAGTTGCTTTAGATGTGAATGATGAGGTAGTTGAAGAAGCGATTCGTCTAGGCTGCAATTTGATTATTGCGCATCATGCGATTATTTTCCGTCCATTGCAAGGAATCCAGACAGACACACCGACGGGCAAAATGTATGAAAAATTAATCAAGAATGACATTGCGGTGTACATCAGCCACACGAATCTGGATGTTACCGAGGGTGGAATGAATGATTGGATGGCGGAAGCTCTTGGCATAGAAAACGGAGTACCCATCAAAGACATTCATTCAGAGCAATTATCAAAGCTGGTAGTATTTGTGCCGAAGGATCATCATCAGAAGGTTCTGGATGCTATCCTGAATGCTGGAGCAGGGGCAATTGGCAACTATAGTCATTGCAGCTTCAATATCGAGGGATACGGTACTTTTATTCCAGGAGAAGGCACGGATCCTTATATCGGGGAAAAAGGTAAGATGGAACGTGCCGAGGAAATTCGTATTGAGACGATCGTCCCGCACTCCATCCGCAATAAAGTGGTGCAGGCTATGCTTAAGGCCCATCCTTATGAAGAGGTTGCCTATGATTTATATTCAATGGATCTTAAGGGCCGCAGCTTAGGACTTGGGAGGGTAGGAAAGCTCAAAGAGCCTACAACCCTTGGACAATTCGTGGAGACGGTAAAAAAAGGTCTGAAGGTAGACCATGTACGGGTTGTTGGTGATTTGGACCGTCCGATTCGTAAAGCCGCTGTTCTCGGTGGCTCGGGTGGAAAGTATTATAACAGTGCTATTTTCCGTGGTGCGGATGTCCTGGTTACTGGGGATCTGGATTATCATACAGTTCAGGATGCTGCGCTCGCCGGAATCACTCTGATTGATCCGGGACATAATGCGGAGAAGATCATGAAAGAGAAAGTAGCGGAGTGGATGGCTGGAAAATTGGCCGAGCATAAGTATGATACAGCTGTACATGCTTCGCAGGTGAATACGGAGCCATTTAAGTTCCTATAA
- a CDS encoding tRNA (adenine(22)-N(1))-methyltransferase, which translates to MDNVGGNMNNVKLSDRLQQLLEQIPQGSRLADIGSDHALLPVAAVESGKAVFAIAGEVNPGPFDAACKGVAEAGLGKVISVRRGDGLEVLEPGEVNCITIAGMGGALIAAILDRGQSQGKLKDVTTLLLQPNVGEDILRRWLLNNKWVLVAERILEEDGKLYEVLTAVPENTDAGITNESVYRDLTLGDSTKVLGQEALLQMGPWLLQAPNAVFFAKWQGEIQKLEGILTSLSRSELESAENKRKQIQGQIREITEVLQCLPRDKQ; encoded by the coding sequence ATGGATAACGTGGGTGGCAACATGAACAATGTGAAATTATCAGATCGGCTTCAGCAATTGCTGGAGCAAATTCCGCAAGGAAGCAGATTAGCAGATATCGGTTCCGATCATGCCTTGCTTCCTGTGGCCGCTGTCGAAAGCGGTAAGGCTGTGTTTGCAATTGCAGGTGAAGTAAACCCGGGTCCCTTTGATGCTGCTTGTAAGGGCGTTGCAGAGGCTGGACTAGGGAAGGTGATCTCGGTGCGCCGAGGAGACGGCCTTGAGGTTCTGGAACCTGGTGAAGTCAATTGTATCACGATTGCTGGTATGGGAGGCGCATTAATTGCCGCGATTCTGGACCGGGGTCAAAGCCAAGGTAAGCTAAAGGATGTTACAACCCTTTTGCTTCAGCCGAATGTAGGCGAGGATATTTTGCGCCGCTGGTTATTAAATAATAAATGGGTACTCGTAGCTGAGAGAATTTTGGAAGAAGACGGGAAGTTATATGAAGTATTGACGGCTGTACCAGAAAATACGGACGCTGGAATTACAAATGAAAGTGTATATCGTGACTTAACCTTGGGGGATTCCACTAAGGTCCTTGGGCAAGAGGCCTTGCTGCAAATGGGACCATGGCTGCTTCAAGCGCCAAATGCTGTGTTTTTTGCTAAGTGGCAGGGTGAGATTCAGAAATTGGAAGGCATTTTAACATCGTTGTCACGTTCAGAACTAGAATCTGCTGAGAATAAACGGAAACAGATTCAAGGTCAGATCAGGGAAATTACGGAGGTGCTACAATGTTTGCCAAGGGACAAACAGTAA
- the rpoD gene encoding RNA polymerase sigma factor RpoD has protein sequence MANDQHTELEAEFTLDQVKDQLIEQGKKRSSLNYKDIMEKLSPFDQDPEQMEEFYEQLSDLGIEVVNENDEEVNSLRPSEDNEDKDSDDFSFDDDLSLPPGIKINDPVRMYLKEIGRVPLLSADDEVELAMRIKNGDEEAKRRLAEANLRLVVSIAKRYVGRGMLFLDLIQEGNMGLIKAVEKFDHNKGFKFSTYATWWIRQAITRAIADQARTIRIPVHMVETINKLIRVSRQLLQELGREPSPEEIAAEMELTVEKVREIMKIAQEPVSLETPIGEEDDSHLGDFIEDQEALAPADAAAYELLKEQLEDVLDTLTEREENVLRLRFGLDDGRTRTLEEVGKVFGVTRERIRQIEAKALRKLRHPSRSKRLKDFLE, from the coding sequence ATGGCGAACGATCAGCATACTGAATTGGAAGCAGAATTTACTTTGGATCAGGTGAAGGATCAGCTCATTGAGCAAGGTAAGAAAAGATCATCATTAAATTACAAAGATATTATGGAGAAATTATCGCCGTTTGATCAAGACCCCGAGCAAATGGAGGAGTTCTACGAGCAACTCAGTGATTTGGGAATTGAGGTTGTAAACGAGAACGATGAAGAGGTTAACAGCCTCCGACCAAGCGAGGATAATGAGGATAAAGACAGCGATGATTTCAGCTTTGATGACGATCTGTCACTGCCACCAGGGATCAAGATTAATGACCCTGTCCGTATGTATCTAAAAGAAATCGGACGCGTTCCTTTGTTGTCGGCTGACGATGAAGTTGAGCTTGCTATGCGGATTAAGAATGGCGATGAAGAAGCTAAACGCCGTCTTGCAGAAGCGAACCTGCGTCTCGTAGTAAGTATCGCGAAACGTTATGTCGGACGCGGTATGCTGTTCCTGGATCTGATTCAGGAAGGTAATATGGGTCTGATCAAAGCAGTAGAGAAATTTGACCATAATAAGGGATTCAAATTTAGTACGTATGCTACTTGGTGGATTCGCCAGGCCATCACTCGTGCGATTGCGGATCAGGCGCGTACCATTCGTATTCCTGTACACATGGTGGAAACGATCAACAAGCTGATTCGGGTTTCTCGCCAATTGCTGCAAGAACTGGGACGTGAACCTTCCCCAGAGGAAATTGCGGCTGAGATGGAACTGACGGTTGAGAAAGTTAGAGAGATCATGAAGATTGCCCAAGAACCTGTATCCTTGGAAACACCAATTGGTGAAGAAGATGACTCTCATCTGGGAGATTTCATTGAGGATCAGGAAGCATTGGCTCCTGCGGATGCAGCGGCTTATGAACTCCTGAAGGAACAACTGGAGGATGTGCTGGACACGCTCACGGAGCGTGAAGAGAATGTACTTCGCCTGCGTTTTGGCCTTGATGATGGACGGACAAGAACGCTTGAAGAAGTCGGCAAGGTGTTTGGTGTTACCCGGGAACGGATTCGCCAGATCGAAGCCAAAGCATTGCGCAAACTTCGTCACCCTAGCCGTAGTAAACGGCTTAAGGATTTCCTTGAATAG
- the dnaG gene encoding DNA primase, which translates to MKVVEVASGHGNIPEEVIESVLARHDIVDTVGKVVHLSKQGKYLWGLCPFHSEKTPSFTVTPDRGVFHCFGCGMGGNAIKFRMEIEGLTFPEAVRIMAEESDIPVPEGKGGMMSPPDPERDRLIQAYEWSAKFYHYLLKNTEHGKAAMDYLRGRNFSDKMIDQFQIGYAPDRWDTLLQFLEKRNFDLAEMEKGGLLSARGEGKGYLDRFRGRIIFPIANRTGKVIAFAGRILGEGQPKYLNSPESRLFNKSRILYNLHQSKASIRKTRQIVLFEGYGDVISSWEAGVHNGVATMGTSLTEGHVALMKSLADEIILSYDGDRAGQAAAMKAIPMLEGSGLRVKIALLPSGVDPDEFISKHGGERFKDQVIDSAVSSIKFKLIYLKKNHILLEEDGKIAYVKEALEVIASLHSSTEREVYLKEIAAELELSYDSLKQDCNLLRASMQKNIPEGDNNDKRWNNGRHKKGQVQTPTLLPAYHVAERRLLSFMIQDPEAATYVGERLGEDFNIVDHAAIAAYLYAYYAQGKPPGISRFLSSLQDDRLEKTATSISMMDTPPDWNMQVLDDCIREVRKYPLQRKMEQKREEMIQAEKSGDFLRAAQIASEIIALERQ; encoded by the coding sequence ATGAAGGTGGTTGAAGTGGCTAGCGGACACGGCAATATTCCGGAAGAGGTTATCGAAAGCGTGCTTGCGCGTCATGATATAGTCGATACAGTCGGTAAGGTTGTTCATTTGTCCAAGCAGGGGAAATATTTATGGGGCCTCTGCCCGTTCCATTCGGAGAAAACCCCTTCCTTTACTGTTACCCCCGACCGGGGAGTATTTCATTGCTTTGGCTGCGGTATGGGTGGAAATGCCATCAAATTTAGGATGGAAATCGAAGGATTAACCTTCCCCGAAGCTGTCAGAATAATGGCTGAAGAAAGTGATATTCCCGTTCCAGAAGGTAAGGGAGGTATGATGTCTCCCCCTGATCCGGAACGCGACCGGTTGATTCAAGCTTATGAATGGTCGGCAAAGTTCTATCATTACTTGCTGAAGAATACGGAACACGGCAAAGCCGCTATGGACTATTTAAGAGGCCGGAACTTCAGTGATAAAATGATTGACCAGTTTCAGATCGGATATGCTCCGGACCGCTGGGATACTTTGCTGCAGTTTTTGGAGAAGCGAAATTTTGACCTTGCGGAAATGGAGAAAGGCGGACTTCTGTCAGCCCGCGGTGAGGGCAAAGGCTATTTGGATCGTTTCCGTGGCCGGATTATTTTTCCGATTGCCAACCGTACAGGCAAGGTAATCGCATTCGCCGGAAGAATACTTGGAGAGGGTCAACCTAAGTATTTAAATTCTCCGGAGAGTAGATTGTTTAACAAAAGCCGGATATTGTACAATTTGCACCAGTCCAAAGCATCCATTCGCAAAACTCGACAAATCGTCCTGTTTGAAGGATACGGAGATGTCATCTCATCCTGGGAAGCGGGTGTGCATAACGGCGTAGCAACGATGGGAACGTCCTTGACGGAGGGTCATGTGGCACTTATGAAGAGCCTGGCTGATGAAATTATACTGTCTTACGACGGAGACCGGGCGGGACAAGCAGCAGCCATGAAGGCCATTCCGATGCTTGAAGGCAGCGGCCTGCGTGTAAAGATCGCCTTACTGCCAAGCGGGGTGGATCCGGATGAATTTATCTCCAAGCATGGAGGAGAAAGATTTAAAGATCAGGTTATTGATTCAGCAGTTTCATCCATAAAATTTAAGCTTATATATCTGAAAAAAAACCATATACTCCTAGAGGAAGATGGCAAAATCGCCTATGTCAAGGAAGCCTTAGAAGTTATTGCTTCACTGCATTCCTCAACAGAGCGAGAGGTTTATCTGAAGGAAATCGCTGCTGAACTCGAACTTTCATATGATAGTTTGAAGCAGGATTGTAATTTACTTAGGGCATCGATGCAAAAAAACATCCCTGAAGGGGATAATAACGACAAAAGGTGGAATAATGGTAGGCATAAAAAAGGGCAGGTGCAGACACCGACCTTACTACCCGCTTATCATGTCGCGGAACGGCGTCTATTGTCCTTTATGATTCAGGACCCGGAAGCCGCCACGTATGTGGGCGAACGCCTCGGAGAAGATTTCAACATCGTTGATCATGCGGCAATTGCTGCTTATCTATATGCCTATTACGCGCAAGGCAAACCACCCGGCATTAGTCGGTTTCTATCATCACTTCAGGATGATCGTCTGGAAAAAACTGCGACATCAATATCCATGATGGATACCCCTCCGGACTGGAATATGCAGGTTCTAGATGATTGTATTCGTGAAGTGCGGAAATACCCACTGCAACGCAAAATGGAACAGAAGCGTGAAGAGATGATTCAGGCTGAAAAGTCAGGTGACTTTTTGCGTGCGGCACAAATAGCAAGTGAGATTATAGCCCTAGAGAGACAATGA
- a CDS encoding YaiI/YqxD family protein, which translates to MIMEKSQSRTIVVDGDACPVKKEIAEVGRTFGVPVLMVSSYDHALKAEEGVTVVQVDRGDQSADLYIANHITAGDVVLTQDYGLAALALGKRCSVLSFRGQEYDNSKMDFMLEGRHARAVERRRGHYSKGPKPITAEEKTYFQHKLTKLLILLQENV; encoded by the coding sequence ATGATCATGGAGAAGTCCCAGTCTAGAACGATAGTGGTGGATGGGGATGCTTGTCCGGTCAAAAAAGAGATCGCTGAGGTAGGTCGCACCTTTGGTGTTCCGGTACTTATGGTATCTTCTTATGACCATGCACTGAAAGCTGAAGAGGGTGTAACGGTTGTGCAGGTGGATCGAGGAGATCAGAGTGCCGATCTATATATTGCCAATCATATTACTGCAGGAGATGTGGTACTGACTCAAGATTATGGTCTTGCGGCACTTGCACTAGGTAAACGATGCAGTGTGCTTTCATTTCGTGGTCAGGAATACGACAATTCCAAGATGGATTTTATGTTGGAGGGAAGACATGCCAGGGCCGTGGAACGAAGACGGGGACATTATTCCAAGGGTCCAAAACCCATAACGGCAGAAGAAAAAACTTATTTTCAACATAAACTGACAAAACTTTTAATACTTTTGCAGGAGAATGTGTAG
- the glyS gene encoding glycine--tRNA ligase subunit beta — protein MSKDILFEIGLEEIPARFIRAAMEQLQDRMSKWLDSARINHAGVTAYATPRRLAVFVKDAAEKQEDISEEVKGPSRKIALDANGDWSKAALGFARSQGVSPEQFTFKELAGVEYIYATKNSAGVETASLLTEGLLGIVNAMTFPKNMRWGAYDFKFVRPIRWMVALFGKEIIDLEITDVKAGNVSRGHRFLGTETVISEPAQYVESMRAQHVLVDVKERETLILDQINKLAEEKSWTIAIKEDLLEEVLFLVETPTVLFGTFDPSFLEIPQDVLITSMREHQRYFPVFDAAGKLLPFFVTVRNGNAESLDVIAKGNEKVLRARLSDAKFFYQEDQKMKIDDALAKLENIVYHEDLGSVGDKVRRIRQISDRLAVKLGLSATAVSEVSRTADICKFDLVTQMVYEFPELQGTMGEDYARKAGEPETVAKAIFEHYQPRFAGDAVPSTEAGSVVSIADKIDTIVGCFSIGIIPTGSQDPYALRRQAAGIVQIVLEHKLPITLREIFEAAIEIHENSGNTKHSGDELRINLYEFFGLRVKRLLSDNVRYDVVDAVTAAGFDDVVDVVGRSRALMAAVSDQADFKITVDSLTRVSNLASKATSEVIDPALLKEDAEMQLFNTWQELHTPYLEAMAAKNAEEALRILSGLKDAVTTFFDSVMVMAEDEQVRANRLALLAGIDADSKSFADFAKLVW, from the coding sequence GTGTCTAAAGATATCCTGTTTGAGATCGGTCTGGAGGAAATTCCTGCACGTTTTATCCGTGCTGCGATGGAACAGCTGCAGGATAGAATGTCCAAGTGGTTGGATTCTGCACGTATAAACCATGCTGGAGTTACTGCATATGCTACGCCGCGTCGTCTCGCTGTATTTGTTAAGGATGCGGCTGAGAAGCAAGAGGATATTAGTGAAGAGGTCAAAGGACCTTCACGCAAAATCGCGCTGGATGCTAACGGCGACTGGAGTAAAGCTGCACTAGGATTTGCCCGCAGTCAGGGTGTATCTCCAGAGCAATTTACGTTTAAAGAGCTAGCTGGCGTGGAATATATTTATGCCACAAAAAATAGTGCGGGTGTAGAGACTGCTTCTTTGCTCACAGAAGGACTTCTGGGTATTGTAAATGCGATGACTTTCCCGAAAAACATGCGCTGGGGAGCTTACGATTTTAAATTCGTTCGTCCGATTCGCTGGATGGTTGCTCTTTTTGGTAAAGAGATCATTGATTTGGAGATTACGGATGTAAAAGCGGGTAATGTGAGCCGTGGACATCGTTTTCTGGGTACAGAGACTGTAATCTCGGAGCCTGCACAATATGTGGAGAGCATGCGTGCGCAGCATGTACTTGTGGATGTGAAGGAACGGGAAACGCTTATCCTGGATCAAATCAACAAATTGGCTGAAGAGAAAAGCTGGACGATTGCGATTAAAGAAGATCTTTTGGAAGAAGTACTGTTCTTGGTAGAAACACCAACCGTGCTCTTTGGAACCTTTGATCCATCTTTCTTAGAGATTCCTCAGGATGTGCTGATTACCTCGATGCGTGAGCATCAGCGTTATTTCCCTGTTTTTGATGCAGCTGGCAAGCTACTGCCATTCTTTGTAACTGTACGAAACGGGAATGCAGAATCCTTGGATGTTATCGCTAAGGGAAATGAAAAAGTGCTTCGTGCTCGTCTATCAGATGCCAAATTCTTCTATCAAGAAGATCAAAAGATGAAGATTGACGATGCGTTAGCCAAGCTTGAGAACATTGTTTACCATGAAGATTTGGGCAGCGTAGGGGATAAGGTGCGCCGTATTCGCCAAATCTCTGATCGTCTGGCTGTGAAGCTTGGACTGTCAGCTACTGCTGTGTCCGAAGTAAGTCGCACTGCGGATATTTGTAAATTTGACCTTGTCACACAAATGGTTTATGAATTTCCTGAGCTGCAAGGAACAATGGGTGAAGATTATGCACGTAAAGCAGGCGAGCCTGAGACTGTGGCAAAAGCGATCTTCGAGCATTATCAGCCACGATTTGCAGGAGATGCTGTACCTTCAACAGAAGCGGGTTCAGTAGTCAGCATAGCAGACAAAATTGATACGATTGTTGGCTGCTTCTCCATCGGCATCATCCCGACAGGTTCTCAGGATCCATATGCGCTGCGCCGTCAGGCTGCAGGAATTGTTCAAATTGTGCTTGAGCATAAATTGCCAATTACGCTGCGTGAAATTTTTGAAGCGGCGATTGAAATTCATGAAAATTCAGGAAATACGAAACATTCTGGAGATGAACTACGTATAAACCTGTACGAGTTCTTCGGTCTGCGTGTAAAACGTCTTTTATCTGACAATGTACGCTATGATGTTGTGGACGCTGTTACAGCGGCTGGTTTTGACGACGTAGTAGATGTTGTGGGCAGAAGTCGTGCTCTTATGGCTGCTGTGTCCGACCAAGCAGATTTCAAGATTACCGTGGATTCGCTTACTCGTGTCAGTAATTTGGCAAGTAAAGCAACTAGTGAAGTGATTGATCCTGCTTTACTTAAAGAAGATGCCGAAATGCAGCTTTTCAATACATGGCAGGAGCTTCACACACCTTACCTTGAAGCTATGGCGGCAAAAAATGCCGAAGAAGCACTTCGGATTCTTTCGGGTCTAAAAGACGCCGTTACAACATTTTTTGATTCCGTTATGGTTATGGCTGAGGACGAGCAAGTGCGTGCTAACCGTTTGGCTCTGCTTGCTGGTATTGATGCTGACTCCAAGTCGTTCGCTGATTTCGCGAAGCTTGTCTGGTAA
- the glyQ gene encoding glycine--tRNA ligase subunit alpha, translated as MNFQQMILTLQQFWAEQNCIIVQPYDTEKGAGTMNPMTFLRSLGPEPWRVAYVEPSRRPSDGRYGENPNRLYQHHQFQVIIKPSPDNIQEIYLDSLKALGIDPLLHDIRFVEDNWENPSLGCAGLGWEVWLDGMEITQFTYFQQVGGIEANPVAVEITYGMERLASYIQDKENVFDLEWVSGMTYGDVFHQPEFEHSTYTFEVSDVKMLFSLFNMYEEEARRAMEKHLVFPAYDYVLKCSHSFNLLDARGAISVTERTGFITRVRNLARSVAATYLEEREKLGFPLLKKEGADRV; from the coding sequence ATGAACTTCCAGCAGATGATTTTGACACTGCAGCAGTTCTGGGCTGAACAGAACTGTATCATCGTACAGCCTTATGACACAGAAAAAGGCGCCGGCACGATGAACCCTATGACTTTTTTACGCTCGCTAGGTCCTGAGCCTTGGAGAGTGGCTTACGTAGAGCCTTCACGTCGTCCCTCCGATGGTCGTTATGGAGAGAACCCGAACCGTCTGTATCAGCATCACCAATTCCAAGTAATCATCAAACCCTCACCAGATAACATTCAAGAGATCTATTTGGATAGCTTGAAAGCACTCGGTATTGATCCGCTCTTGCATGACATCCGTTTTGTAGAGGATAACTGGGAGAATCCGTCACTGGGCTGTGCAGGTCTGGGATGGGAAGTATGGCTGGACGGTATGGAGATCACTCAATTTACTTACTTCCAGCAGGTAGGTGGCATCGAAGCTAACCCTGTTGCTGTAGAAATCACTTACGGTATGGAGCGCTTAGCCTCTTACATTCAGGATAAAGAAAATGTGTTCGATCTTGAATGGGTAAGCGGTATGACTTATGGTGATGTTTTTCATCAGCCGGAGTTTGAGCATTCTACCTACACTTTTGAAGTATCGGATGTAAAAATGTTATTCTCGCTGTTCAACATGTATGAAGAGGAAGCGCGTAGAGCGATGGAGAAGCATCTTGTGTTCCCAGCCTACGATTATGTGTTGAAATGCTCACATAGCTTTAATCTACTCGATGCACGTGGAGCAATTAGTGTAACTGAACGGACTGGATTTATTACCCGAGTGCGTAATCTTGCCCGCTCCGTAGCGGCAACATATCTTGAGGAACGCGAGAAGCTTGGCTTCCCGCTGCTGAAGAAAGAAGGTGCTGACCGTGTCTAA
- the recO gene encoding DNA repair protein RecO, with protein sequence MLHRVEGIVIRSMDYGEGNAIITLCTENAGKVGVLVRGAKKVKSRHAALIQLFTVGEFVFFRNNGGLGTLNSGEITKSHHPLREDLIKAAYASYACELLDRVLHDEETGSFWFRQLTACLNALEEDKEPGVIINVFEMKILQAAGYGPEFDSCVICGAEKPDDQLLVSPRLGGALCRSCKHNDPPAMEVSARALKLLRLFARLDLTRLGNVDVKESSRDELKKIMRAFMDVQLGLKLKSQSFLDQLDKYKI encoded by the coding sequence ATGCTACACAGGGTGGAAGGGATCGTCATCCGCAGCATGGACTACGGCGAGGGGAACGCAATTATTACGCTTTGCACCGAGAACGCGGGAAAAGTAGGGGTTCTGGTGCGTGGCGCAAAGAAGGTCAAAAGCCGCCATGCTGCATTGATCCAACTGTTCACCGTTGGGGAATTTGTTTTTTTTAGAAATAATGGAGGACTTGGGACACTGAATTCTGGCGAAATTACGAAGTCTCACCATCCGCTGCGTGAGGATTTGATCAAAGCTGCTTATGCGTCTTATGCGTGTGAACTGCTTGATCGTGTTCTGCATGATGAGGAAACGGGAAGCTTCTGGTTTCGCCAGCTTACGGCCTGTCTTAATGCACTTGAAGAGGACAAGGAACCCGGCGTTATCATAAATGTCTTTGAAATGAAAATCTTACAGGCAGCCGGTTATGGTCCTGAATTCGATTCTTGTGTAATTTGTGGTGCCGAGAAGCCGGATGATCAACTGCTGGTCAGCCCTCGCCTTGGAGGAGCACTGTGCCGCAGTTGTAAACATAATGACCCTCCAGCCATGGAGGTCTCTGCTCGTGCGTTGAAGCTGCTGCGATTATTCGCCAGACTTGACCTAACTAGACTAGGCAATGTGGATGTAAAGGAAAGCAGCCGGGATGAGCTGAAAAAAATTATGCGCGCCTTTATGGATGTGCAACTCGGATTAAAGCTGAAGTCACAAAGTTTCCTAGACCAGCTCGACAAGTACAAGATTTGA
- a CDS encoding YqzL family protein — translation MRNFSWKYFAMTGDVDAYLLYKEAGHPLEDSGLQLVEEEKACDEEAQ, via the coding sequence ATGCGAAACTTTTCGTGGAAGTATTTTGCAATGACAGGAGACGTCGATGCTTACCTGCTGTATAAGGAAGCTGGCCATCCGCTTGAAGATAGTGGATTACAGCTAGTGGAGGAAGAGAAGGCCTGTGATGAAGAAGCGCAATAA
- the era gene encoding GTPase Era, with translation MKFKSGFVAIIGRPNVGKSTLMNQVIGQKIAIMSDKPQTTRNKIHGVYTTNTSQIVFLDTPGIHKRQSKLGDYMNQTAMSTLGEVEAVLFLVDASEGLGGGDRYIAEQLNGLKTPVILVLNKIDKIEPEALLPLMAQYNKLHDFAEIIPISAKMGSNVNTLLEQVAKYLPEGPQYYPEDQITDHPEQFVCAELIREKILHLTREEVPHSIAVAIEDMKVEPNGVVHVSAVIFVERDSQKGIIIGKQGAMLKEVGRRARTDIENLLGSKIFLELWVKVKKDWRNQDRVLRDLGFHKDL, from the coding sequence ATGAAATTCAAATCAGGATTTGTCGCAATTATCGGCAGACCAAACGTAGGTAAATCAACACTCATGAATCAGGTCATTGGCCAGAAGATTGCCATCATGTCGGATAAGCCACAGACAACCAGAAACAAAATTCATGGTGTTTACACAACAAACACTTCACAAATCGTATTCCTGGACACACCGGGGATTCATAAAAGACAGTCCAAGCTAGGCGACTACATGAACCAGACTGCAATGAGTACACTGGGTGAAGTAGAAGCTGTGTTATTCCTTGTGGATGCGTCAGAGGGCTTGGGCGGTGGAGACCGTTACATTGCCGAGCAATTAAATGGTCTGAAGACACCGGTGATTCTGGTGCTCAACAAGATCGATAAAATAGAGCCGGAAGCTCTGCTCCCGCTTATGGCTCAATATAACAAGCTGCATGATTTTGCCGAAATTATTCCGATTTCTGCGAAGATGGGCAGCAATGTTAACACGCTGTTAGAGCAGGTTGCCAAGTACTTGCCGGAAGGCCCTCAGTATTATCCGGAAGATCAAATCACGGATCACCCCGAGCAATTTGTCTGCGCGGAATTAATCCGGGAGAAAATTCTGCATTTGACTCGTGAAGAAGTGCCGCACTCTATTGCTGTAGCCATCGAAGATATGAAGGTTGAGCCTAATGGAGTAGTACATGTTTCAGCTGTTATTTTTGTTGAGCGTGATTCCCAAAAGGGAATTATTATCGGCAAGCAAGGGGCAATGCTGAAAGAGGTCGGCAGACGGGCTCGGACAGATATTGAGAACCTGCTGGGTTCGAAGATTTTTCTGGAGCTATGGGTAAAAGTGAAAAAAGATTGGCGCAATCAGGACCGCGTTCTGCGGGATTTGGGCTTCCATAAAGACCTTTAA
- a CDS encoding cytidine deaminase encodes MNEVNTHKTLGGQNMDSTLLMQEAIKARAKAYIPYSRFGVGAALLDQDGHIHHGCNVENAAFGPTNCAERTALFRAIADGHAVGSFKAIAVVADSDGPVSPCGVCRQVMIELCSPDMKVILGNMKGDIVETTVGELLPGAFGPVDLKQGQASE; translated from the coding sequence ATCAACGAAGTCAATACTCACAAAACTTTAGGAGGACAAAATATGGATTCTACTCTTCTTATGCAAGAGGCGATTAAAGCACGAGCTAAAGCTTACATTCCATATTCCCGATTCGGAGTGGGAGCTGCCCTTCTTGATCAGGATGGTCATATTCACCACGGCTGTAATGTGGAAAATGCTGCTTTTGGCCCAACCAACTGTGCGGAACGGACAGCATTATTCCGTGCGATTGCGGATGGACATGCTGTTGGTTCTTTTAAAGCAATTGCCGTAGTAGCTGACTCTGACGGCCCCGTTTCACCTTGCGGTGTGTGCCGGCAAGTAATGATTGAGTTGTGTTCACCAGATATGAAGGTTATTCTTGGAAACATGAAGGGTGATATCGTTGAGACTACGGTGGGAGAATTGCTTCCAGGCGCTTTTGGTCCCGTAGATCTAAAGCAAGGACAAGCTTCAGAATAA